The following are encoded in a window of Peromyscus maniculatus bairdii isolate BWxNUB_F1_BW_parent chromosome X, HU_Pman_BW_mat_3.1, whole genome shotgun sequence genomic DNA:
- the Amelx gene encoding amelogenin, X isoform, with protein sequence MGTWILFACLLGAAFAMPLPPHPGSPGYINLSYEVLTPLKWYQSMIRQPYPSYGYEPMGGWLHHQIIPVLSQQHPPSHTLQPHHHLPVVPAQQPVAPQQPMMPVPGHHSMTPTQHHQPNIPPSAQQPFQQPFQPQAIPPQSHQPMQPQSPLHPMQPLAPQPPLPPLFSMQPLSPILPELPLEAWPATDKTKREEVVSIP encoded by the exons ATGGGGACCTGGATTTTGTTTGCCTGCCTCCTGGGAGCAGCTTTTGCTATGCCC CTACCACCTCATCCGGGGAGCCCTGGTTATATCAACTTAAGCTATGAG GTGCTTACCCCTTTGAAGTGGTACCAGAGCATGATAAGGCAGCCG TATCCTTCCTATGGTTACGAACCCATGGGTGGATGGCTGCACCACCAAATCATCCCTGTGCTGTCTCAACAGCATCCCCCGAGTCACACCCTTCAGCCTCATCACCACCTCCCAGTGGTGCCAGCTCAACAGCCAGTGGCCCCCCAGCAGCCAATGATGCCAGTTCCTGGCCACCACTCCATGACTCCAACCCAACACCACCAGCCAAACATCCCTCCATCTGCCCAGCAGCCCTTCCAGCAGCCCTTCCAGCCCCAGGCCATTCCACCCCAGTCTCATCAGCCCATGCAGCCCCAGTCACCTCTGCACCCCATGCAGCCCCTGGCACCacagccacctctgcctccactgtTCTCCATGCAGCCCCTGTCCCCCATTCTTCCTGAGCTGCCTCTGGAAGCTTGGCCAGCGACAGACAAGACCAAGCGGGAAGAAGTGGTGAGTATACCTTGA